CAAAAAGGCTCGGCTTTAATGCCGAGCCTTCATACGTCAGGCATGCACAGGAGGTAATTTAGACAAAAGTCCCTGTCTCAATTCCTGAGCATTTTTATAAAGACTTTTTCCTGTAACCACTTCTACATCTTGGGCATTTACCTCAACAGTTGTAGGTTCTTCTATCCAAAGTAGACCACTTGTAACGGAACCTGCATTTCTTAATCCTGCCTCTGATGTGAACGCTAGAGCAACGTCTACTTTTTCATCAGTCGGTTCAGTTACTACTCTAAATCCGAGACGTTTTAACTTCTGTAATTCTGCTTTTTGTCCTTCCGTAACAGGAGTATCCAATAGTTGAATGACTTTAAGACGAACTTGACCTTCAGAACGGTCTAGAGAGGAAGCAAGAATTTTTTTCACATGGCTCCCTTGTGTAGAAATAACAGGTTTTGATATTCCGTTTGCTTTTTCTATCGCCTGGTTGAGGTCCTCTAAAATATCCTTTGTAGATTCCAGACCGATGGATAATCGAATTAAGTCCTCAGTTACTCCAGTTTTCACTAAATCCTCTGCAGAAAGCTGCTGATGGGTAGTGGATGCTGGATGAATAATTAGTGACTTAGCATCACCTACATTGGCGACATGAGACCATAGATGAATAGAATCTACTAATTTGCGACCGGCATCGCGACCGCCTTTTATACCAAATACTACAATGGACCCAAAGCCGTGATTTAAATATTTTTTAGCTAGTTCATGAGAAGGGTGATTCTCTAAACCTGGGTAGCTTACCCATTCAACGCCTTCATGCTCCTCTAAGTACTGGGCTACCTCTAAGGAATTTTCATTATGCTGCTTCATACGAAGATGTAACGTTTCTAAACCTTGAAGCAATAAGAAAGCATTATGTGGACTGATGCATGCTCCAATATCACGTAATAATTGAACTCTTAATTTAATGGCAAAGGCCAGTGGTCCAAGATCCTGTGCATAACGAATGCCATTGTAACTCGGGTCAGGCTCAGTGAAACCAGGGAATTTTGGATTATTCCAATCAAAGCGTCCTCCGTCAACGACAATCCCTCCAATAGAAGTCCCGTGGCCTCCAATCCATTTAGTCGCTGAGTGTACGACAATATCGGCTCCCCAGGAGATTGGCTTACATCCATATGGAGTAGCAAAAGTACTGTCAACAATGAGGGGAATCTCATGATCATGGGCTATATCGGCAAGTGCTTCCACATCTAGGACATGTAAACTTGGATTACCGATAATTTCAGCGTACACAGCTTTTGTATTAGGAGTAATGGCTGCACGGAAATCTTCCGGATTCGTTCCTTCAACAAAATTTACTTTGATCCCGTATCGAGGAAGGGTGGTTGCAAATAAATTATATGTACCTCCATATAGATTAGTAGAGGCTACAATTTCATCCCCGGCACCTGCAATATTTAGAATCGAAAGCGTGATGGCAGCCATCCCTGAGGATGTTGCTACTGCAGCAACACCATCCTCCAACAAGGCGATGCGCTGTTCCAATGCATCAACAGTTGGGTTCATTATTCGTGAATAGATGTTTCCAGGTTCAGCGAGTGAGAACAAGTTTTGGGCATGCTCCGTGTCGCGAAAAACATAAGAGGTAGTTTGATAGATCGGAACGGCTCTTGAACCTGTAGTTGGGTCAGGCTGCTGTCCTCCATGTAAAAGAAGTGTTTCCGGATCGTACTTGTCAAAAGGTAAAGTCATTTATAATTCCTCCTTAAAATATTTTAAATAAAAAACACCCTCTAAATAAGAAGAGGGTGTGTGTTTGCTAATCCTCCTCTTATCTTCCAGACCATATGATCTGTAGGATTTAGCACCTTTTCAAGTCGTCACTTGATGGTTGCTGGGTGTCATCGGGCCTAGTCCCTCGACCGCTCTCGATAAGAGATCGTATGAAATTGATTTTACTAGTTGTTAAAGGTTTGTATTGGATTATATCGGATGGGGAATTCTCTGTCAATCAAAATTCTAAACATTCTAAACTTTTTAGGAAGATCTTTCTTTTGTCGATTATTGAATAAAAATCTTTTGTTGCGATAATTTAAAAAATTTAAATTATTTGGTATACTAACAAAAGAGATAGGGGATATGTCACTACTTAAAGGGAGATGGTTTTGTGAAAAGAGAAGAGCTAATAGCCCCAGAACATTATAATATTGTTCAAGAAATTGAGCGGTATGCGGAAGATCCTCAGAGGGTAGCGTTAAAGTGGGAAAATGAAAGTGGAGAAAAGAAAGAGATTACTTACCAACAACTTGTAAGGGAGGTCAATAAAATTGGAAGCGTTTTCAATAGGCACGGTTTACTAAAAGGGGACAAGGTGTTGGTTCTTATTCCAAGAGTCATTGAAGCTTACCAAGTATATTTGGCAGCCCTGAAGTTAGGAGTTGTAGTCATACCAAGTTCCGAGATGCTCCGTAGCAAAGATTTGGAATATCGAATTCAGCATGGGGAAGTAAAAGGTATTATTTGCTATCAACCTTTTCTGGAGCAATTTGAATCATTGGATACGACAAATCTACTAACTTTTGCTGTTGAAAACTCTTCTGATAACCTACCAGATGGATGGATTTCATTAAATAAAGAAAGTCAGAAGGAACCGGATGTACTAGCTATGGTGGATACCCACAGAGATGATATGGCCTTTTTATCGTATACCTCAGGAACCACAGGCAACCCAAAAGGAGTTGTTCACAGCCACGGATGGGGATATGCTCATTTGAAAACGGCAGCTGAAAAATGGTTAGCCATTGAGGATGGAGATGTCGTGTGGGCTACAGCAGGACCAGGATGGCAAAAGTGGATTTGGAGTCCGTTCCTTTCTGTATTGGGAACAGGTGCTACTGGCTTTATTTATAACGGAAAATTTAATCCAGTGAAATACCTACAATTGCTCGATAAGTATGAGGTCAATGTGTTATGTTGCACGCCAACGGAATATCGACTTATGGCGAAGGTGGAGGGATTGGATCAATTTAGTCTTACTCATCTTCATAGTGCTGTGTCTGCTGGAGAGCCATTAAATCGCGAAGTTATAGATACGTTCCAAAAATATTTCAATATTACTGTCCGTGATGGCTACGGGCAAACTGAAAATACTCTTTTGTTAGGTGTCACGAAGGGAATGGAGGTTAAACCGGGATCAATGGGCAGACCAACTCCAGGAAATCAAGTAGAAATAGTAGATGAACTTGGCGAACCTGTTGAGGTTGGAGAGGTAGGCGATATCGCTGTCCACGTCGATAGCCCAGCTCTATTTAAGCATTATTATAAAGATCCTGAAAGGACAAAAATGTCTTTTCGAAAAGATTATTATATAACGGGAGACCAGGCAAAAAAGGATGAGGATGGATACTTCTGGTTTGAAGGGAGAAGTGACGATATCATCATTAGTTCTGGCTATACCATTGGACCATTTGAAGTGGAGGATGCTTTGGTTAAACATCCTCATGTACAAGAATGTGCAGTCGTTGCAAGTCCTGATGAAATCCGAGGTCAAGTTGTGAAAGCTTTTGTAGTATTAAAGGATGGAATAGTTGGCAATGACGATTTAGTTTCAGAATTACAAGATCACGTTAAAACATTAACTGCTCCATATAAATACCCAAGAAAAATTGAGTTCATTGAAGAACTTCCAAAAACAACATCTGGAAAAATTCGACGTGTCATTTTACGTGAACAAGAGAAAAACAAAGTTCGTCAGTAACATAATATGGCCTACCTCACATAAGGTAGGCCAGTTTTCAACATTAGTATTGAAAATCACAGAAATTTCTCGAAACTTTCACAAGTTATACAAAATATTGCCTATATAATATAGGTACACCATATTAAAAAAGGAGTGAATCTCATGTATATTAAAGAGTCCCTGCATCCTTATATCCACAGAATGTCTTTCTATCATTTGTTTGGTAAATGTTTTTACTATTCCCCTCTCCACCTCAATTGGACGTACCTTCTTGAATATGATGCTCTTCAACTTAAACTAGAGGGATTAGGCGAGGGTGGAAGAAAACTTCGTCATTATATCCAGGCTTTTCAGGACAAAAGTAAGGAGGAGCGTAGTCGAATAGTTCAATTAGAACATCAAGAATATTTGCGTCTTTTTCATGGAATGGATCCTATCGCTGCTCCTAGAGAATCTTTTTACCGCGCGGAATCGCCTCTCGTGTTGGAAGAATGCTATAAAAATTATGGCTATATTCCAGACCCTAAGTACCCCGACCATATCTCATTAGAACTCGATTTTCTTTCATTTATGACATATCACTATTTAGAATTAGGCCAAAATGAAAAATATCGAAATGCTGTCCTCTTCTTTTCAGAAAACCACTTATTAAAATGGGCTCCTGAATTTGCCGAAGAAGTGTACTTTCAAACAAACAGTCCATTTTATAAAGCGATCAGCTTACTATTCTTAAACTTTCTTAGTGATGAAAAAGAATTTGTCCTATCTGAAAAAGAAATTACCTTGAACTAATAAAAAATAACTTAGCGAATATGTGCTAAGTTATTTTTTGTTAAGTTAAAAAGGAAACTTTTTAAGTTTAGCAGTGCAGTTGAGCACTCTTTCCGCGCCTAAAAAGAAGAATTTACGCATAAAGAAAGACAAGTGAGCGCCCGCGCAAAGACTTGAAAAAATCGCGCATAAAAGTTCGAAAATCGAGCATAGACCCTATAAAAGCCGAGCATAAGAGTTAATTTCACGCGTGAAAAGAGAAATTTGAGCATATACCTTGAAATTTGAGCATAGGAATAGCAACTTTAATAAATAGAAACCGAAAATACCAATGAAAACCAATTAAGGCAAAACAAAACCTTTTGTTTCAAATCACCCAACGCCTTCTCCATTTCCTTTCAAACAAAAATCCATGATACAATAAAAGCAAATTTTCTTTTGTTAGGAGTAATGGCATGATTCGTGTAAGTAAGAATGAACTTTTAGATATGGCTGGATGGACATTGTTCACCCGTGGAGAAAAATACTATCGCAGTGGTGCGGTTATGGAAAGTTTTAAATTAAAGACTTCTAAGGGACATGAGGTCCATACAGAAGTTCAAGGAAGCGAAATGTATCATGTGATTTTAAAATTTGATCAATATGGAACTTACCAAGGAGGACGATGTGAGTGCCCTGCATACGCAGGTGGATATGTGGTGTGTAAGCACATGGTAGCTTCTCTTTTGCATGCAGCCAATGCCTATAAAAGCACTCCACAACGAGCCATTCCGTCCACTCAAGAGGGGAGAAGTTTAATTGAAAAGGTCCTATCTTCTGTTGAAGAAGATAGGATAAACGACGAAGAATCTGGCCACTTGGAAACGAAATATCTAGAGGAATTAGCCGTTGAATTTGAAATAATTATCCCTTTCTTAAGGTATAGTTCATCCTTAAGTGAGTTTGACATAAAATTAAAAATAGGACCAAAGGATAGTCGAGCCTATGTTGTTCACGATCCAGTGAATTTTTTCCGAGCTATAAAAATGGGGGAGGCATACACTTTTACCTCTAAATTCACCTTTGATCCAACAACACAAAAGATACCTGATCCTGAACGGGAAGTTTTGTCTATGTTAGAGGAATTGGTGGATTGGTATCGTTGGGTAAGTAATAAAGAAATGATGTATTCTTCCCCTCGTATAAAAGAGATTTCTGTTCCTCCCCATCGCTTTCAGAGTGTATTAGATGGTTTACAGCAATGTGGAAATGTTTTTATGCGAAATGGGAAAATAGATAGACGCTTAAAAGTGGAAAAAGAAAGTTTTCCACATACTTTTACATTAGAAGAAAAAGACGGTTATTATCTTCTTTCCGTTAGTCGTTCGGAACTTCCAAGTATGATTTTAGGAAACACAAATTACCTATTAAATAACTCAACTATTTATGAGATGAATCAAGAACTCCGACAATCAGTAGTTCCTCTTTATCAACATTTAAGTGCTCGCCCGGAGGACCAACAACCATTGACAAAGAGTCAGCTTGAACAGTTAATTGGAACGCTGTTTCCTACTTTACAAAAGTATAATCTCCTTCAGATGGATGATCAATTACACCAAAAAATTAAAATGGTGGATTGTCGTCCTGAACTGACGTTCGATGTAGATGAAGATGGTATTCGAGGAGAAATATTTTTTAACTATGGAGACCTTCAAATTTCACCTTTTGAGGATTCTACTCATTCTTCTAAAACGGAAATCATTGTGAGGGATATGAAAAAAGAAAGAAAAGTGATGGAACTTATCGAGCAAAGTGACTTCCGATATAACGGAAAAGAATTAACTATGGATGATGAGTATTCCATGGGGGACTTTTATTATCGTATTCTTCCCACACTTGAAAAGCATTGTGAGGTCCATTGGAATGAACACGGTGAAAGTTTATTCATGGATCGAGTTCCGAATGTTGAGCTTTCTCTAGACGTCGATGAGGGAAATAATTGGTTTGAAATTGGTTTTAAAACTGATGATTTACCGGAGGAAGAAATCATCTCGTTTCTTCAATCAGTAAGGGAAAAACGATCTTTTCACCGATTAAGTACGGGGCAGTATATTCCTATTGAAAGCGAGGAATGGCTGGAGGCTTTATCTATTCTTGACCAAGTGGGAGCTGGAGCTACTGATTTCTCACATGGGAAAATACAGTTGCCCAAATATCGTGCGCTTCAAATTGAGGACCCATCAATTGGAAAATCATTTATTAGCAAGTCCAGAGCCTATGAACAATTGTTAGAAGCCATATCTCACCCTGAAACTATGGATGTTCAGCCTCCTCAAGGAATAAATGCTACCTTAAGAGACTATCAGATCTACGGATTTCAGTGGATGAATGCTCTTGCAGCGTATGGTTTTGGAGGAATATTAGCTGATGAAATGGGGTTGGGGAAAACCATTCAAGCTTTATCTTTCATTTTGTCACAAAAAGAAAAAAAGAGGGATTGTCCACCGTTTCTAATAGTTGCTCCTGCCTCATTAGTTTACAATTGGAAAAAAGAAGCGGAACATTTTACACCTCAGTTAAAAATAACACTAGTGAACGGAACAAAACAGGACCGAAGAAATGCTCTCGAAAAGGGGGAAGAGACGGACTTATTTATCACTTCCTATCCCTTACTAAGAAGGGATGCAGAACTCTATCAAGATCATTTCTTCCAAGGGATCATTTTGGATGAGGCTCAAGCCTTTAAGAATGACACTTCCCTTACTTATAAATCTGTTCTAAGGCTTCGAGGAGCTGTGTCTTTTGCCTTAAGTGGAACACCTGTTGAAAATAGGGCAGAAGAGCTTTGGGCCTTGTTTTCCGTTATCATGCCGGGCATTCTGCCGAAAAAGGAACAATTTTCTTCCCTGGAGCCCAAAAGTATTCATCGAAGAATATCTCCTTTTGTCCTAAGAAGAACGAAAAAAGAAGTTTTACCAGAATTACCAGAGAAAATTAACAATTCACGTTATACAGATTTGTCAAAGGAACAAAGAAAGCTTTATGTAGGGTATCTTCACAAGGTGCAAGAGGAAACAAAATCGGAATTGGCAAAAGAAGGTTTCCAAAGAAGCAGAATGAGCATTCTGAGTAAATTAACAAGACTTCGTCAGTTGTGTTGTCATCCTTCTCTTTTCATTGAAAATTACACTGGGACTTCAGGAAAATTAGAAGAACTACGTGAGCTGATGGTAGAGGCTCGAGAAAACGGGCAAAGAGTCCTTATCTTCTCCCAATTTACGTCCATGCTTGCTATTATTAAAGAAGTCATGGAAAAGGAAGGGTACACTTACTTTTATCTGGATGGAAGCACTCCGGGAAAAGAGCGTGTGCAATTAACAGAAAGGTTTAATGAGGGGGAAGGGGATGTCTTCTTAATTTCTCTAAAAGCTGGAGGGACAGGGCTTAACCTTACAGGCGCCGACACGGTTGTCTTGTATGACTTGTGGTGGAACCCCGCAGTTGAAAACCAGGCGGCAGACCGTGCCCACCGAATAGGCCAGAAGAAGGTGGTTCAAGTCATCAAGCTGATTGCTCAAGGAACGATTGAAGAAAAAATCCAAGAGCTTCAAGAGAAAAAACAACATTTATTTGATACTTTAATTCAGACCGGAGATACTA
This window of the Bacillaceae bacterium S4-13-56 genome carries:
- a CDS encoding O-acetylhomoserine aminocarboxypropyltransferase/cysteine synthase family protein gives rise to the protein MTLPFDKYDPETLLLHGGQQPDPTTGSRAVPIYQTTSYVFRDTEHAQNLFSLAEPGNIYSRIMNPTVDALEQRIALLEDGVAAVATSSGMAAITLSILNIAGAGDEIVASTNLYGGTYNLFATTLPRYGIKVNFVEGTNPEDFRAAITPNTKAVYAEIIGNPSLHVLDVEALADIAHDHEIPLIVDSTFATPYGCKPISWGADIVVHSATKWIGGHGTSIGGIVVDGGRFDWNNPKFPGFTEPDPSYNGIRYAQDLGPLAFAIKLRVQLLRDIGACISPHNAFLLLQGLETLHLRMKQHNENSLEVAQYLEEHEGVEWVSYPGLENHPSHELAKKYLNHGFGSIVVFGIKGGRDAGRKLVDSIHLWSHVANVGDAKSLIIHPASTTHQQLSAEDLVKTGVTEDLIRLSIGLESTKDILEDLNQAIEKANGISKPVISTQGSHVKKILASSLDRSEGQVRLKVIQLLDTPVTEGQKAELQKLKRLGFRVVTEPTDEKVDVALAFTSEAGLRNAGSVTSGLLWIEEPTTVEVNAQDVEVVTGKSLYKNAQELRQGLLSKLPPVHA
- a CDS encoding acyl--CoA ligase, which translates into the protein MKREELIAPEHYNIVQEIERYAEDPQRVALKWENESGEKKEITYQQLVREVNKIGSVFNRHGLLKGDKVLVLIPRVIEAYQVYLAALKLGVVVIPSSEMLRSKDLEYRIQHGEVKGIICYQPFLEQFESLDTTNLLTFAVENSSDNLPDGWISLNKESQKEPDVLAMVDTHRDDMAFLSYTSGTTGNPKGVVHSHGWGYAHLKTAAEKWLAIEDGDVVWATAGPGWQKWIWSPFLSVLGTGATGFIYNGKFNPVKYLQLLDKYEVNVLCCTPTEYRLMAKVEGLDQFSLTHLHSAVSAGEPLNREVIDTFQKYFNITVRDGYGQTENTLLLGVTKGMEVKPGSMGRPTPGNQVEIVDELGEPVEVGEVGDIAVHVDSPALFKHYYKDPERTKMSFRKDYYITGDQAKKDEDGYFWFEGRSDDIIISSGYTIGPFEVEDALVKHPHVQECAVVASPDEIRGQVVKAFVVLKDGIVGNDDLVSELQDHVKTLTAPYKYPRKIEFIEELPKTTSGKIRRVILREQEKNKVRQ
- a CDS encoding molecular chaperone TorD family protein encodes the protein MYIKESLHPYIHRMSFYHLFGKCFYYSPLHLNWTYLLEYDALQLKLEGLGEGGRKLRHYIQAFQDKSKEERSRIVQLEHQEYLRLFHGMDPIAAPRESFYRAESPLVLEECYKNYGYIPDPKYPDHISLELDFLSFMTYHYLELGQNEKYRNAVLFFSENHLLKWAPEFAEEVYFQTNSPFYKAISLLFLNFLSDEKEFVLSEKEITLN
- a CDS encoding DEAD/DEAH box helicase: MIRVSKNELLDMAGWTLFTRGEKYYRSGAVMESFKLKTSKGHEVHTEVQGSEMYHVILKFDQYGTYQGGRCECPAYAGGYVVCKHMVASLLHAANAYKSTPQRAIPSTQEGRSLIEKVLSSVEEDRINDEESGHLETKYLEELAVEFEIIIPFLRYSSSLSEFDIKLKIGPKDSRAYVVHDPVNFFRAIKMGEAYTFTSKFTFDPTTQKIPDPEREVLSMLEELVDWYRWVSNKEMMYSSPRIKEISVPPHRFQSVLDGLQQCGNVFMRNGKIDRRLKVEKESFPHTFTLEEKDGYYLLSVSRSELPSMILGNTNYLLNNSTIYEMNQELRQSVVPLYQHLSARPEDQQPLTKSQLEQLIGTLFPTLQKYNLLQMDDQLHQKIKMVDCRPELTFDVDEDGIRGEIFFNYGDLQISPFEDSTHSSKTEIIVRDMKKERKVMELIEQSDFRYNGKELTMDDEYSMGDFYYRILPTLEKHCEVHWNEHGESLFMDRVPNVELSLDVDEGNNWFEIGFKTDDLPEEEIISFLQSVREKRSFHRLSTGQYIPIESEEWLEALSILDQVGAGATDFSHGKIQLPKYRALQIEDPSIGKSFISKSRAYEQLLEAISHPETMDVQPPQGINATLRDYQIYGFQWMNALAAYGFGGILADEMGLGKTIQALSFILSQKEKKRDCPPFLIVAPASLVYNWKKEAEHFTPQLKITLVNGTKQDRRNALEKGEETDLFITSYPLLRRDAELYQDHFFQGIILDEAQAFKNDTSLTYKSVLRLRGAVSFALSGTPVENRAEELWALFSVIMPGILPKKEQFSSLEPKSIHRRISPFVLRRTKKEVLPELPEKINNSRYTDLSKEQRKLYVGYLHKVQEETKSELAKEGFQRSRMSILSKLTRLRQLCCHPSLFIENYTGTSGKLEELRELMVEARENGQRVLIFSQFTSMLAIIKEVMEKEGYTYFYLDGSTPGKERVQLTERFNEGEGDVFLISLKAGGTGLNLTGADTVVLYDLWWNPAVENQAADRAHRIGQKKVVQVIKLIAQGTIEEKIQELQEKKQHLFDTLIQTGDTRITNLSEEDIREILDMT